From Kineosporia succinea, the proteins below share one genomic window:
- a CDS encoding META domain-containing protein: protein MKRMIWLGACVVLALAGCGDDPVTPGADVRESVRGTWYPSRITGWTVSAFGKATYDKAYLTFGDEEWQAGDGCNEQRGTYHLEADGTFEMTSGASTEIGCANVPHVDVMESSTRLQVVGRTLVFSAPGRSPEEIARYTRTVSEPETATTASAVDEVRKKSEPAVPPPP from the coding sequence ATGAAGCGAATGATCTGGCTGGGAGCGTGCGTCGTGCTGGCGCTCGCCGGGTGTGGGGACGACCCGGTCACCCCGGGTGCGGACGTGAGGGAGAGCGTGCGGGGCACCTGGTACCCGTCGCGGATCACCGGGTGGACCGTCTCGGCGTTCGGAAAAGCCACCTACGACAAGGCCTATCTGACCTTCGGGGACGAGGAGTGGCAGGCCGGCGACGGGTGCAACGAGCAGCGCGGCACCTATCACCTCGAGGCCGACGGGACCTTCGAGATGACGTCCGGCGCGTCCACCGAGATCGGGTGTGCCAACGTGCCGCACGTCGACGTGATGGAGTCGTCGACCCGGCTGCAGGTGGTGGGCCGGACGTTGGTGTTCTCCGCCCCCGGCCGCTCGCCGGAAGAGATCGCCCGCTACACGCGCACCGTCAGTGAGCCCGAGACCGCGACCACCGCGTCCGCCGTCGACGAGGTGCGCAAGAAGTCGGAGCCCGCCGTGCCACCACCCCCGTGA
- a CDS encoding fibronectin type III domain-containing protein, protein MAFVTKTTQKAASTSSTYKSSGFLSDLFEAIKQAAEAAAQRAAEQAAAQAAAAQAAKLPAQVTGVDAVAGDAKLDLTWDVPSSKKAVTSYTLTYAASGQSARSKTVTGTRNSLTGLVNGTSYSVTVSATSSAGTGPASKTLTATPLTLASAPSGVSVDPGDGSFTASWKAPRQTGGAPVDGYVVTATPETGADVVRKLEGTDTTVTGLTNGKPYRVRVAAVTAAGTGAATDPVTATPLTVAQAPDDLAVDGGDGEFTAHWNAPAQTGGAPVTGYLLTYVTASGQEIVQRVADTQATVGGLTNGTAYQVSVAAITAAGTGVSSLVASVLPKPTVVPTPEPAEPAVPATSRSLVSAGWNGSGQLLTGATDTVAHPGLTGMLEKDNPLAPRTISDLSVGEYATCAVSEGTAYCWGTNPDGQLGNGSTASALSPTAVGGLLTGKTVTDVSAGVRQTCAVADGSAYCWGANSTGQLGNGTTTASTTPVRVAGLLDGKTVSSVSTQLGHTCALAEGKVYCWGDNKWGQLGNGSTTLSTLPVAVTTTGVLKDKTVTDLSTGYLHNCVIASGAAYCWGYNAYGGLGNFSTDTSSVPVAVNTTGVLKGRTVTGIDSRSYSSCAVADGAAYCWGYNGYGPLGTASTGNSAFPVAVDATGALKGKVITQVTTGYVASSPYSATGCALATDGTVACWGTTNTYGNLGNGTAAGSATPVAVPTGSELAGRTVTAISTNGRTTSLLTR, encoded by the coding sequence GTGGCTTTCGTCACGAAGACCACGCAGAAGGCGGCCAGTACGAGCAGTACCTACAAGAGCAGCGGCTTCCTGTCCGACCTCTTCGAGGCGATCAAGCAGGCGGCCGAGGCTGCCGCCCAGCGCGCCGCCGAACAGGCCGCCGCGCAGGCCGCAGCCGCCCAGGCGGCGAAGCTCCCGGCCCAGGTGACCGGGGTGGACGCGGTCGCGGGAGACGCGAAACTGGATCTGACGTGGGATGTTCCGTCGTCTAAGAAGGCCGTCACGAGCTACACGCTGACCTACGCGGCATCCGGGCAGTCGGCCCGCAGCAAGACGGTCACCGGCACCCGCAACTCCCTGACCGGTCTGGTGAACGGCACCAGCTACTCCGTCACGGTGTCGGCCACCAGTTCGGCCGGCACCGGCCCGGCCTCGAAGACGCTGACGGCCACGCCGCTCACGCTGGCGTCGGCCCCGTCCGGTGTCTCGGTCGACCCGGGCGACGGCAGCTTCACCGCGAGCTGGAAGGCTCCCCGCCAGACCGGTGGTGCCCCGGTGGACGGGTACGTGGTCACCGCCACCCCGGAAACCGGTGCTGACGTCGTCCGCAAGCTCGAAGGCACCGACACCACGGTGACCGGCCTCACCAACGGAAAGCCTTACCGGGTGCGGGTGGCCGCGGTCACCGCGGCCGGCACCGGTGCCGCCACCGACCCGGTGACCGCCACCCCGCTCACCGTCGCCCAGGCCCCCGACGACCTCGCGGTCGACGGTGGCGACGGTGAGTTCACCGCCCACTGGAACGCCCCCGCCCAGACCGGCGGGGCACCCGTCACCGGGTACCTCCTCACCTATGTCACCGCCTCCGGCCAGGAGATCGTGCAGCGCGTGGCCGACACCCAGGCCACCGTCGGGGGCCTCACCAACGGCACCGCCTACCAGGTCAGCGTGGCCGCGATCACCGCCGCCGGCACCGGCGTCAGCTCGCTGGTGGCCTCGGTTCTCCCGAAGCCCACCGTGGTCCCCACCCCGGAACCGGCCGAACCGGCCGTGCCCGCCACGTCCAGGTCGCTGGTCTCGGCCGGCTGGAACGGCAGTGGCCAGCTGCTCACCGGAGCCACCGACACCGTCGCCCACCCCGGCCTGACCGGCATGCTCGAGAAGGACAACCCGCTGGCCCCGCGCACCATCAGCGACCTGTCCGTCGGCGAGTACGCCACCTGCGCCGTCTCCGAGGGCACGGCCTACTGCTGGGGCACGAACCCGGACGGGCAGCTCGGCAACGGCAGCACCGCCTCCGCCCTGTCGCCCACCGCGGTCGGCGGCCTCCTGACCGGCAAGACCGTCACCGACGTCTCGGCCGGCGTGCGTCAGACCTGTGCGGTCGCCGACGGCAGCGCGTACTGCTGGGGCGCCAACAGCACCGGCCAGCTGGGCAACGGCACCACCACCGCCAGCACCACCCCGGTGCGCGTCGCGGGCCTCCTCGACGGCAAGACCGTCAGCAGCGTCAGCACCCAGCTCGGCCACACCTGCGCCCTCGCCGAGGGCAAGGTCTACTGCTGGGGCGACAACAAGTGGGGCCAGCTCGGCAACGGCTCCACGACGCTCAGCACGCTGCCCGTCGCCGTCACCACCACCGGCGTGCTGAAGGACAAGACCGTCACCGACCTCAGCACCGGCTACCTGCACAACTGCGTGATCGCGAGCGGCGCGGCCTACTGCTGGGGCTACAACGCCTACGGCGGCCTGGGCAACTTCAGCACCGACACCAGCTCGGTACCGGTCGCGGTGAACACGACCGGCGTGCTCAAGGGCCGCACGGTGACCGGCATCGACTCACGCAGCTACTCCTCCTGCGCGGTCGCCGACGGCGCGGCCTACTGCTGGGGCTACAACGGCTACGGCCCGCTGGGCACCGCCTCGACCGGCAACAGCGCCTTCCCCGTGGCCGTCGACGCCACCGGCGCGCTGAAGGGCAAGGTCATCACCCAGGTCACCACCGGATACGTTGCCAGCAGCCCGTACTCGGCCACCGGCTGCGCACTCGCCACCGACGGCACCGTGGCCTGCTGGGGCACGACCAACACCTACGGCAACCTGGGCAACGGCACGGCCGCCGGCTCCGCCACCCCGGTCGCGGTCCCGACCGGATCCGAACTGGCCGGCCGCACCGTCACCGCCATCTCCACGAACGGGCGCACCACGTCCCTCCTGACCCGATAA